From Actinomycetes bacterium, one genomic window encodes:
- a CDS encoding sugar ABC transporter permease: MTAIATPATRPPLRRRLLGRQPLGYLFVAPYVVFLAAIFAYPLGFAVYISFHDYFFAAPGAIVERPFVGLQNFTDALADPVFRRAMLNVVIFLIINVPLTVAVGLVLAAALNAAIPFR, from the coding sequence ATGACCGCGATCGCCACGCCGGCCACCCGGCCGCCGCTTCGGCGGCGGCTGCTCGGCCGGCAGCCGCTCGGCTACCTGTTCGTCGCCCCCTACGTGGTGTTCCTGGCCGCGATCTTCGCCTACCCGCTGGGGTTCGCGGTCTACATCTCGTTCCATGACTACTTCTTCGCGGCGCCTGGGGCGATCGTGGAGCGGCCGTTCGTCGGCCTGCAGAACTTCACCGACGCGCTGGCCGACCCGGTGTTCCGCCGGGCCATGCTCAACGTGGTCATCTTCCTGATCATCAACGTGCCGCTCACGGTCGCCGTCGGGCTGGTGCTGGCCGCCGCCCTGAACGCCGCCATCCCGTTCCG